AGCCGGGCTACTCTGCTTGTCAGGTGGGCAGCTGGACTGCAGGAGCCAGTGCTAACCTCTGCATGACACTTGGAAAAGGACTGTGGGAGGATCTGCTCttcaggctgcaggagcagagactCACAGCCCAACTCTTTCCATGTGTGACAGTTGTGTGACATGTAAGACATACTTAACAAAGAAGTAGCCTTCCTTGTGTATTTCCAGGTTTTCCACAAGCACTCATGGTTAAATTGTTAATCTGCAATGCAAAGAGGAATAAAACAGACTTGGGAAATGACAATTGAGGTTATTTGCACTGTTACTGAATTAGGACCTGTGGCTCCAGTCCTGCAAAGACTCACTCCCAGGTAAGTGCTGTGAGCAGTCCCCCTGGAGTCAAAATAATCTGGAGTGAGCAAATCTCTGCAAGGATTAGTCGAAGTAGAGCATGTGACCTGTTAGACTGCAGTCTATCCAGAGTAGGaacttgtttttaaaggagGTTTGCATAGCATCTAACACCTTGAGCCACTGTCTTGACTTTGGTGTTTTGATGTTTTCACAATACAGCAATGAAAAAGAGTATCTGGAGAGCAAAGGTTGAAACCAATATCCATGTATTCATTTCATAAATTATCATGTTTGAAAATGTTCACAGtcaaaataaattgtaaatgtCAATGGAGTAAATGACTGGTTTGTGTTCACATGAATATTTCCAAACTGATTGGGCTGTATTGCCCAACCCTTCTCATTATGacttgcagaggaagaaaagaaaccatTGTGGTGAAGCACAATCAATTCTAGCTTCTGatcaatcttttaaaaaaacaactttaaaaacagccagaaaaaacaTGCAGGCAAATGCTTGCAGAATGATCCTGTTATCTCCAAGCCTCTGCAGCAATAGAGTTAAATAGCCTTTTTAGTTACTTTTCTCCTGCAAAGTGcctgctgccttcttttttGATAGGCATCTCAGAACACTTTTGGTTTAACCAATAATATAAATCCTTGAGTCCTTCCCCAGAGTCTGGGCTCTGGCTAATTGGAGGCTGAGGGTGAAAAGTCACCTCCTGCCATTTGCTGAGCTCTGACAGGGGATGCTCTGCACACAGTGTATTTCAAAGCAGCTCCTTGCCAGCAACTCCGGTATTTACTTACACTGTCTGATTGGTTTCTTACTAGTGAGATTCCTATGCTTTGCCATAAATTGAGTTATTGCTGAGCTAAAAGCTAGAAGAGAGTTTTGGATATTTATAACTCCATTTCTGACAAGTGGTGAACATTCTTCCAGTGTCAGAAGGTAGAAACTTTCAACATAGCACAAAAATCCACTTCCTATTGCTTCTCCTAGTAGCAGAAGGGTAGTATTAGGACTCCACTCTAACATGCACCGAACTTTGTCAGCCTTCAAAGACattacattaggaaaaaaaatagaacaaaacaaagcacagtaGCATTGGGATTGGATGCTTTGCCTGTAAAAAAGTCAGCTTTTAAGTTTAAGGGGACATTGCCATTTGGGTACTATTTCCTTAACTATTCGTCACCatataataacattttaatttcccaGTGCAATAGCAGTGCTGAATGCTACAGTCCCCTCTTCTGTCAGCTTTATGAATAAACACCTGTTATTGTGGAGCAGCACCCTTACTTTAACCCATCTTACAGATAAACTGTACACTAAATATCGCACTACGACAATCTTGCATTTTCTTATCTTCTGTATttatcacagtatttttttactcagtaagaaattatttcaaactgcTAGGATTTCTATTTATCTTTAatgaaaagtaataaaattactAACTTAATCCACATGACAGGTATTTTTCGTATTTCATCCTCAAGTTTCCagtttgcttcatttttcttatttagcaTTAATTCTTCAGAAAATCACACAGGCTGAAAGGAGACACCTTTAATGCAGCTTTCCTACCATTAAATAGTTATCTTATTCCccctttcaaaaacaaaacaaatattaaagtGACAAATTGACAGCAACAAGtaaacaaagagaaatgttaGAGGCAACTCAGACGTATTGTCCATCAAGTGCCTTTCCTGCTGGTGTTCCCCTTAAATGCTGTCAGGTTGAGGACAGGCAGTTCTTCACaggtttccttcctccccctgctTTAAGAAGGTTTTACTTTcaccagaaaatatttcttgtaaaaaataaaataaaataaaaaacgaacaaacaaaaaaccaacaaacccgacaacaaaacaaaaaaccacaaccaaacaaccGTTATATATCCAATGCAACTGTTGTGCCAAACTCTGAGAAGTGCCACCTcggttttcttctttctggggTTTGAGCAGTTGTGCGTGGAACAGCTGCATCGCTGtaagcccagggcagctggcccCCGGCCAAACACTTGCCACTCACAACCACAAAGCTGAAAAATCAGACCAGTTCCTTGACAGTCCAAAATGTTCGTGTGTCccagtttcttctccttttaCTTTTCTATAATGTGAGATAAAAATCCAGTTCAAAACTGCTAAGTAGCTTTCCCGTGTTTGCATTCAAGAAATAACTTTCACCgctgtaaaaaaatattcacaccactaaaaaaaaacaacccatgaTTTCCTCTGCCCCCTGTGCGAAGGCTGGTGGTTTTGCATCACAATCCATGACGTCATTTGACCCTTTTAAAGTAGTCTGACTGCAGTTCTGGGTATGGGGTCTCCTTAAATAGAAGTTAATGTCTTTGGCTGTCCTCTTGCAGCAGAAGGATTTTCCTCTCCAAAATAAGTCTAGAGTACCGTCCTTACAAATCCAGGTCCTTTTTAGTCCTGTTGTCTTTCCCCGAGCTGCAGGGCCACGGTGGACTTGGAGAAGGGCAAGGGGAGATCTGGGAGTCTTTGAGTCAGCAGATCAGCTCAGAAGGGATCCACCACAGAAGGAGTAACGATGAGCTGCAAACCAAGATCAGAAGCTGTTACAAACTGACTGGATTTCAGCTCTGAATGCCACCATGTGTAACAGGCAGAGATCTACAAGGGAGAGCCAGGGGGAGAAGAGTGAAGGACAGCTCTAAAACCAGTATAGATCCTTGCTTTTATCCTGAGGCTGCAAACCTGAgaatggagagaagaaaaaagggaagaagaaaaataggtaCAGGTGTTTAAGGACAGAGAGAGACAAACTGCATTTCTGCCAGCTGAGATCAGAGAATCAATCTAAAACATGGGCCCCTCAGAGCCCGAGGAGGCTGTGGAGCAAGGAGGAGACCCCAAGCTAGCCAGCAGGCAGGCACATGTTCCTCCTGCCTATAGCAAGGCCACCATAAGGAGCCATTTGCAGTTGTGATAAGTCATCTTCATCATAGACATCTGCCACCAGAGCAAGATTTCCTTGCCTCCGCAACCACTGACTCAGGAACTGCCAGTGCTGGCTATGCCTGTATCACCTTTTTGTCCCTGTGGTCACTCAGCCTTATTTCCAGGCACCCCACCAGACACAGAGTACCAATCCCAGGGGAAAATAATATTGCCCTTTTTGCTCAGCATATGTAATTGTGCTTTCCTATCAGaaactgtgaggaaaaaaataccaattgAGAGAAGGCAGCTTATGAAGCTGTGAGTGGCCTAGAAATGACCTGCTCTGGTGTGGCTGCCCATGCTCCTGCCCTCAGGGCAGCCCATGGAGGGAGCCAAGAAGTGACCTTTGGGACTGttctgtcctgctcccagctcttgcTGCTCAAGGCAAGAGCAGGGCCCAGGCCAGGGCGAGAGCACCTCACAGCAACCAATACCCTCAGGGCATGTCTTCAGGTGTCAGAAACTTGAAGAGGGTTGTGGGGACTGATGTGTTGCCCTGAGCAattctccctctccccttcctcacTTGCCTGGCCTGAGAGCTCCAAGAAAAGGCAcccagggcagagctcaggTTTCTCCTTTGGGCCTTCCACCTCCAATTTATTCCCCCACAGCAGCAACCCATCCACCTCACCTTGGGGGGTCCATCCCCACTATTCTGGGCAGCATAAGggaggtggggagcagggatgtAGCTGAGCTGGGGGAACTCAGAGTGGCAGAGGGCTGTGTTTTACCTGTGTCCACATTGAGGCCGAGGCTCTGTGCCATGTCCCCCGCGGCGCTGGGGAAGGGTCCTGGTGTCGtccaggctgctgcagtgccCGGCTCACTCTTGCCCAGTTCACAGGGGGGGCTGACTGGTGTGGGCACAGAGGCAGGGGTGAGGCGGTGGGGGCGGACAGAGGCGGTGGGCACTAGGAGCGAGCTGTAGCGGGGGTCAAAGTGGGGCCCGTACACCTCGTGCATGGCAGCAGGGCGGGGGTAGGCAGTGCTCTGTGTCCCAATGTAggggtggtgatggtggtggtggtgatggtggtgagcATGGTGCCAGGCCTCGGGGCCCCCCTGGTGCAGGTGGCCGTGCAGGGAGGCGGGTGCGTAGGGGTCGGCAGCGGCGCTGAAGGGCAGCTCACTGTGGGTGGCAGCTGCCAAGGGGCTGCTCAGGGTGGCTGGGACTGAGGAAGGCTGGTACGTGCTGTTCCAGAAGGACGGCGGGAAGCTGCGCTGGCTCATCGGGAAGGAGCCATCTGAGTGAAGGGTGGGggacagaaaggaaaggcaGCAATGAACACACCCAGCAAGCTCTGATCTCCTTTCCCTAGGACTCTGGCTCTCCCCAGGTCCCCCCAGACCAGCCCTCACATTCCCTTTATCCCCCAAAACAACTACTAAACACAAGAAATTCCTGCCAGTGAGTACAGATTCCTTTCCAGCTAAACATTCAACACACCTAGCCCAGGGCTTACCCATGAAACTGAAACTGTTTGCTAGAGGTTTCTCTTACTATGCATTTAGGGGAAAGACTGTTATGCTAGGTGAGGAAAACAActattttcttcagaagtggAAACTAAATGAGAGCTATTATATGCTGCAGCAATTTCCagggtggggtttttcttgtttgtttttatagtaATCTCCCTGTCTAAGTCTTTATGCCCAGCACCTCAGAGAATGCCTGACCTTGCCAGGAAGGTGGCTGCTGCCTCAGTGCAGTTTCAAAGTGGGCAAGAACAGCATGAGATGTGACTAAGGGCCAGCTTGAATTTTCAAAACATCTAGGAGCAATTCCCCCGTCTATTACCATGGACACACCTGTTTCTTGGGTATATTCCTAACATATTTGGGAAGTGTTCTGCAGGTCTTTGGAGACTGGCAGGGCAAACAATAAAgatgctgcattttctttgcttggTAAGCCACGTGTGGGAGGGACAAGTGATTACTAAAAGCACAGAGATAAACATTACACATTATGAATTGGGAATGCACAGTGTCCCCAAAACAAGTCAAAGCATGCTCCTGATACATGTTCATCAGTTCTGTGCCCTGGCATTATGCAGGGAAAAGAGAATTGGTTCCTGACAAGCAAAGaactctcctctcctgccatAAATTCTGGTGCTGAGCATCTTTCACCCATGAAGTATTTTAACTACTATTTCATTATTGGAAACGACCAACAGCAATTCATGGAAGGGCTGTGAAACACACTTTCGGCTGAGCAGGTGGCCCTGTGAGAGAGGATTCCCAAAGCCACCTAAAAAGAAGTGTCTGCACTAACTCCCTGGTGGGCAGGGTGTGGGGAAGGctgttcctctctgctctgggtACCTCCACGGGCCTGTCCAGGGTGAATCAGGCACTGCTGTGGAGAGCTGTACATCAGCCACAGCTTTGGCCGTGCTTGCACAGGGATGCTCCTGCGGGCAGGTCCAAAAGTCcccattttgaaaaatgtatggTCCTTGTCTCTGCTCTAGCAAGCAACCAGGGTGGTGATACACGTAGGGAAACGTACAGGGACACACACAATCTGGTTATTAGCCTCGGGAAGCTGGTGAGATTATTTCcatatttgttctttttgcttcatttccatCCCGTGGGGTCAGCAGGGCAGGCGCTTGCCATAGCCCCAGTGCGGGGGTAGCCCCAGTACAGGGGTACCTCCGCCGCTTGTTCGCTTGCAGCCCCCTCCAGGGAAATCGCACTCCAGGTTTCCCGACCTCGTGCCTCCCTTGGCACGGGCAGCGGGAAGCGCGGCGCCAACACAAGGGgcttttctttaccttttttcccctaaaacgATCAACCCGCGCGCTGCTTCCGGCCGGGGACAGCTGGCTCCTGGGGGCTCCCAGGAAAGGAGGACGCCCCGGGTGGGGGTCCTTCCGTCCCCCGTGCTCGAGACCCCCCCTACCCTCGCTGCACGCTCACCCCGCCAGGAGCCGGCGTTCCGAGCCGCCTTCGCGCTGCCGAGCGAGAAACTGCTGGGCTGGCTGAGCGCCCGGCTGAAGTGTTCGTCCACCACGGCGCTGATGTCCCCCTGGAAATAGGTGAAGAGGACGCAGCGGGAGTTGATGTACTCGGCCTCGGGAGGTCGCTCCTTCTCGGGGCTGCAGTCCTCCTCCTTGATGCTGGCGGCGGGGTggctggagaaggagctgctggcgctgctgctgctctccgGGGCTTCTTGCATTTTGGAGTAAAAGGCGAGTTTctggaggaaagagggaaggcaggagcgGAATCAAACAGAGCCAGTCGGGCAGCCCGGCATGATGCTCTGGCTCTCCCAGTACCAGCCGGGATGCAGCGCAGAGCCCACTCCTGAGATCTTTCCAAGAGGATGCAAAAGTCTGGCCCCCGACTGCCCGCCAGCGAGGGAGGTTCCAGCAGCACCCCCCACTCCTTAGGTGTATTTCTGCCACGCCCCGGGTAGACTGCGAAGGGGCTGCAAATAGGGCTGGGGACCTGAAACCGAGAGAGAGATGCCGACAGGGATGAAGAAAGACATCCTCCGTGCGGAGCAGGCGCGGCCTGGCCCGGAGTCACCGGCACGGCTCCCCAGCatgaagtcccccacaagaagGCACTTTGCAGGCCGGCtgctgaggaggagagggggtggGGCGGTGGGGCGGGAAGGGCGGCTGCCGAGGGGCTGAGATGCGGGGGGCTGGGCGCGGGCAGGTGGCAACCCCGCACTCAGGGCGCAGGACTGGCAGCGGCGGGAAGCGAGTGCCGCTCGGTCCCTGCTCGCATAATCTAGGTATTCTCGCAAAAATCTGCCCCAAAGAGTGTCTCGCAACCCGTAGCGGAGAGAAggaataaagggaaaaaaaaaccacaaccaacaaCCCAGACTGGCAACCTCAAACacatttcagagcaaaaaaaaagcatttccttgGCCAGCAAGAAGCTCCAGGTATTTCCTACACCATTATTCTGTTTTTGCTGGATTCTGCAGCATGGGAAAACAGCAGGCGTTGAGAAGTTTGCTGGATGTTTCCCATCTCCTTTTTATCCACGTTAGCGTGTCCGCAGCTGCTGCGAGTTTCTTAGAAATGAGCGATGGGACGTGGAGCCCAGGCTTGGCCGCTGCAGGCAGAACCGTGGGACGGGTGCGGGGGGAAGCACAGAGGGGACGGGTCAGAGTCCTGGACCAAGACATGCGGGTCACTGAATAACGTCACTCCTTCGTGGCTACCGCCTTTCCACTTGGCTCCGGGCTCGGCCATTGAGGTAATGGTCATCCTCCCTAAGTAATGTCACGAAGCCATGTGCGAGGCGTGGGCAGGGGGTTGAAGGCAAGGTGGGGAAAGACATCATTTGCTATTTGTAATAGGTATTCCGGCCCCGCTGCCAGGCGCTGGAGGTGGCATATGGGCTACCTCGCCGGGGACTgcgcggagcggggccgccCTCCCGGTCACCGGCCCTGCACGGCGGGCACTGCTGCCCGCCCGGGCCCGGGGCGCGGCTGGCTCTGTCCGTCCCCTTTTTCGTTTtgctgggagaggaaggaatttatttctggaaggaaaacagagggagggaaaaaaaaagaaaaaaaaataaagagaaaaacagagggcGAAACAGAAAGCGGTGAGCAGCAGGTGCAGCCTGGAGAGAGGAGCGGGACGGGGTGCGCAGTTCCCCGCGCACGGCGGGCTGTGCGTGCCGCGAAACATCCCCGCTGCCGGCCAGGTCCTTTCAGAGAAATTCGGGGATTAATCTATACCCGCGACAGCCCGGGAGGAGCAGCGTGCGGCGCGGCGGCGGGACGGGGATTTCGGCCACGAAATACCCTCGGGTTTCACAGGGGTCGCCCAGAGCCTGGTGGGAccagggcacagggcaggggtTTCCCCGCCGAGCTGGCCCCGGGAGCAGAGAGCATCCCCGCAGCTCTGGCGCGCCGCAGCCCTACCCCTCCTCGGGACTGGGGCTCCATCCCCCTCTCAAAATCCGGGGAAACCCGGCAGCTTCCCTGCACTCTCGCCTCACCCACGTTCAGACAGTAAATCCAGAGCACACCTCCAAAGCGGCTGGTAAAATATCCGCCCGAAGCGGCTCCCGCGGCGGGTCCCGGGATGCTGGCGCGCAGGGGTGAGCGATATCCCCTGCCTTGCCTCTCCCGGCGGACACCCTGCAACCGGGGGCATCGCTGCCCCGAGCCGCCCCCCTCGGATGGAGCCCGTCCcggcaaaaagaaagaaagaaaaaaaaaaaaaaaaagaaaaaaagaaaaaaagaaagaaaaccaaaatcccTGAACCGCCATCGCTCTCGCTCCCAAAGCAGCCCTCAGCCCGTCGGGCGCCACCGGGGTACGTACCCTGCCGAGCCCCGCGCCAAGGTGGGATGCGGTTCTGCTCCGCTCACCATCGCAGGCTCCCAGATCTTTCTCCCCcaccctttcccctccccttctccttttcgctttttccttttggtaaGGCCCCAGACGGCCATCCTCCAGACGACACCCCTCCCACCCTCTGCCTCTTCACCGCTGACCCCAGCACGTACCTGGTGGTAGGGGCTGTAGGTCGCTGCGAAGTAGGGCTGGGAAGGACCGTAGACTTGGTACATAACATCCAAACAGCTCATGGCTGGCCGCGGCcgagaattatttttttcctcatcaacTCGTGTTGTGCAAAGTGGAGCAGTGCTTCGCAGGAGGGAGGTTCCCGGGGGTTAAGAGGCACCACTCATTGGTGGGAGGAGTGAGGGGGGATGAGACCTCGTTGGGCTGAGATGACACCCCCCGTCcctgccctccttccctgcctccctccctccgtcCCTATAGTGCGGCTCCCTTCCCCAAAAACGCCGGGGCCGGAGAGGCTCTGCGGCGGCCAGAGGAGTTTCAGCCCTCGACCCGGCGGGTGGCAGGGGTGGGGAGAGACGGGGAGAGCTCCCTTCTACAGCCggggctgctgaggagcagcgGAGCGGCAGGCGCGGGGGGAGCTCCGTTCTGCCTCCGCCCCGCAGGGACTCGCCGGCGGCCGCGGGGTGCGGGGGAAGAGGAGCCGCGGAGAGAGGGGCGGCTTGCCCGGTGaggcagcccctctccccctgcctTTCTTTACgtttatttaatttcatgctCTTACCGTGCCGGGCGCTGCCCCGCCGGGACCCGTCGcgcccccccgcgccccccgctcCGTGCTTCCCCTCCGTGCTTCCCCTCCTCCGGCTGAAAATCCCGCTACCAAAGTGGAAGGAACTGAAACGTCTGATGGACCGAAGGAGAAAAACTCAATGGCTCCCTAGGAGGAATCTCCCCAGAAACTTTGAATCATGACACATGCGGAGAATGGAGATGCTTTTAAGTTGAATAGAAACTAAAGCAGCGCCGAGGGTAAAGccaggtgaaaaaaacaaattttcgTGACGGTAAACTGGATTTACTCTCCAGCTTTCTGCCGAGGACCATAGACGGAGGTGTCAACGGGTGAATGTGTCTTAATTGCTAGTTTTGACGGCGATGCATTGGAAGGAGATTAGATTCTATAACAGAGACATAGGTTCTCATTACAATATCAACCCTTTGAAACACCTTCCTGGTGTGGGTCACAACTACTATGAAAAAGGACACTTTTAAAGTTATATTTTAGGCATTTataatgaagcaaaaaaaatacagaaaatgcgagagaaaaaacagtagtaagttttcaaatactgattttttacAAAactatgggggaaaaaaaacaaaacaaaacaaaacaaaaaacgaACAAAAAAGAACACTTTGAGTTATGAAGACCTGGAAATCTAATTGGTTTTTAGCAGAGAGTCCTCACAAGTAAAAAACATTGGTGcctcttccccccccaaaaaaaaaaaaagtaatttttgtgtTGGGAATGTTAAGAATTGTTACATATCTGTCCCTCACTAAAATCAAACGCCAGTGCCGAATAAGTGTaagtttccattttttctgTACCAGGTGCcagtttcaaaattaattcttaaCACTTCCCCCCAACCCTTTCCTAGTTGGGCCAACTTGTTTTTCATACTGAATGCAGGCTGGAACACCGTGGCTATGGGCTTCAgccccagcacctctcctttcCCCATCGGAGCTAATTTTGTGTTGGTGGTTGAGAAGTGGATGAGAAGAACAGTTGGTATTAAgccttcaaaaccaaaatgtatcTCATGCTCtatcatttttttctcctgagtaGCAAGCGAATAGCCACGGTGTGGGGAAGGACTCCATCTGTGACTGGCATCTAAAATCAGGCAGTCAGGTAAGGAGCGCCcctctgctccttgcaggaAGAGACAAAGGGACCTCACCTGGGACAATGGGATCCCACTTCTCCCTTGTGTCCCTGCTCCCAAGAGGTAGGGGTCTTTCCTAGCCACCATACAGAGATCTGTGTCCGTTTCAAAGGTAATGTCATGCTGGGcaatgcacagaagaaaaaaaaaaaagcaagcccaTTTCTCAGAAGGTGAGTCTGATTTGGAGATGTATTCCAAAGGCACAGGATCCCTGTCTGCTGTTAATGCGAGCTCTTCACCAATAACTTCATGCAATAGCAAAGGTAGGACCTGATGCCTACAGAGGCTGAGCACTTGCTCCTTGTGAAGATAAACTGCAAATGTAGCAGCAACAACTCTGTGCTGTGACACAATAGATGATCTCAGTTGTGTTCCCTGGAGAATCTCTCCTTGAAGGTTGAATTTAGTTATTTTTCCT
The Apus apus isolate bApuApu2 chromosome 3, bApuApu2.pri.cur, whole genome shotgun sequence genome window above contains:
- the VGLL2 gene encoding transcription cofactor vestigial-like protein 2 isoform X3, which gives rise to MSCLDVMYQVYGPSQPYFAATYSPYHQKLAFYSKMQEAPESSSSASSSFSSHPAASIKEEDCSPEKERPPEAEYINSRCVLFTYFQGDISAVVDEHFSRALSQPSSFSLGSAKAARNAGSWRAHRYSFCGGSLLS
- the VGLL2 gene encoding transcription cofactor vestigial-like protein 2 isoform X1, translated to MSCLDVMYQVYGPSQPYFAATYSPYHQKLAFYSKMQEAPESSSSASSSFSSHPAASIKEEDCSPEKERPPEAEYINSRCVLFTYFQGDISAVVDEHFSRALSQPSSFSLGSAKAARNAGSWRDGSFPMSQRSFPPSFWNSTYQPSSVPATLSSPLAAATHSELPFSAAADPYAPASLHGHLHQGGPEAWHHAHHHHHHHHHHPYIGTQSTAYPRPAAMHEVYGPHFDPRYSSLLVPTASVRPHRLTPASVPTPVSPPCELGKSEPGTAAAWTTPGPFPSAAGDMAQSLGLNVDTGLQPQDKSKDLYWF
- the VGLL2 gene encoding transcription cofactor vestigial-like protein 2 isoform X2 — translated: MSCLDVMYQVYGPSQPYFAATYSPYHQKLAFYSKMQEAPESSSSASSSFSSHPAASIKEEDCSPEKERPPEAEYINSRCVLFTYFQGDISAVVDEHFSRALSQPSSFSLGSAKAARNAGSWRDGSFPMSQRSFPPSFWNSTYQPSSVPATLSSPLAAATHSELPFSAAADPYAPASLHGHLHQGGPEAWHHAHHHHHHHHHHPYIGTQSTAYPRPAAMHEVYGPHFDPRYSSLLVPTASVRPHRLTPASVPTPVSPPCELGKSEPGTAAAWTTPGPFPSAAGDMAQSLGLNVDTAHRYSFCGGSLLS